The window actcaattttgacctgaggcacttaaagagttgggtccaaaaattgctagtgaagcgtgagtcgcgatcactaacaatgtctttaggtaagccccaatatttgacgacatgagagaagaatagtcgagctgtatcttctgctgatatatattgtggggctgctataaaggtagcatacttggaaaaccgattcaccacaaccaagatagttgtgagatctccgaccttgggcaatccggtgatgaagtccagggaaacgctttcccaaggtctttttgggacagctagtggttccaagagccctgcctgcgtcaagcggtctgacttatctttctggcatactagacaagtcttcacatactgagcgacgtcatcgaccatttgaggccaataatatgcacggcgaagtaatgccatggtgcgttcctcgccgggatgaccggcccacaaagtatcgtggcattctgcaagaagagcccgtcgcagatctcctcctttaggaacataaagtcggttcactttcaccttcaggaaaccatcttcggtgtagaactggcgagtcttgcctttcctaccaaatcaaccaaatactgtgcagcaggatccttgatgagtagatcctgtatctggtcttttatggtggtggttacttcgcttccctttagggcggcgagtacacacatcgaagctagatcagctctccgactgagtgcatcagcaacatgattggtctttccactttggtactccaggttgaagtgaaatcccgctaggagttcctgccacctagtcTGTCGACcgttcagctttggctgggtcatgaaatggctaacggctgtgttgtctgtcttgatcacgaatggggctcccagtagataatgcctccaaaggcgtaagcaatgaacgacagccaataattctttctcatgggcggcatagcgccgctctgcatccttcagtttccggctctcgtacgctacgggatgcccttcttgtagcaataccccaccaagtgcatagtcggaggcatccgtttgcacttcgaagggcttggccaagtcagggagggccaagactgggctactagacatagccatcttcaacgtgtcgaaggcctctgcccgcttgggcccccaatcccacggggtggccttcttgagaagttctgtcagcggcactgcaatgagggagtaacttttcacaaaacgccgatagaagttgcatagaccaaggaacgacctcaaggcatgtatatccttaggaggcggccattctataatggcctgaatcttctgttggtccatcttgatcctcccttcctcgatgacatgtccgaggaagtcaatttgtttttgagcaaaggagcacttggatagcttcgcatataattcgtgctcccgcaatcgggctaggaccttccgcaaatgctccaggtgttcttctagtgtctggctatataccacaatgtcatccaaataaaccacgacgaattcatcaatgtattctcggaagacttggttcatcaaggtgcaaaatgtggctggcgcgttagtcaagccaaagggcataaccaggaagtcgtacgacccatatcttgtcacacaggtcgtcttgtgctcatcaccatctgcaatccgaacttgccaataacctgtcctcaggtctattttggtgaataccgtcgcaccacccagtctatcaaacaagtctgccattagcggaataggatacttgtttttcacgatgattttgtttagagcccggtaatccacacagagtcgtaaactaccatcatgtttcttttggaatagcacaggggacccgtatggggacttggagggcacgTTGATCCCTATGTCTAGCATTttcgtcaattgtctccgaagctcggagagttcgggttgtgacattctgtacggtgcccgggcaggtggcttcgcacccggcaccaactcaatctcatggtccacagttcgcctaggcggaaggcgctttggcatgtcttgtggcatgatgtcttcaaattccagaagcaactccttcacgggtgcaggaatgggacccgaggagcgttctatatcttccatgcagagggttgccaagaacgtgggttcatgtctttttacccccttcttcaactgcaaggccgagatgttctcggctgtCATCTTCATGGCAATGCACgaaataatgcagggcttggccccatttacTCCTatcatcagtagcatgtctgcatacggtgcgggcatggtattggtctgtctcgggaattccaaccccactattaactcaaagtcatctatgatcactacgcgcaggttgaactttccttcataagggccaagcttcactggtacttctttggctattccacccactggttgaggtggtgagttgatagccttcacacgacctttgccctttcctacaactagtccaagacgctccacctgagtcgaggctaaatAGTTATGggtggcacccgtgtctatcattgcccgaatgggcttgccatttaccttcatgtcaacgaacattaaggtcctctcttgatgaggaggagtcctcaaattcgccttcttatttcctttcctggcaattggacaggggtccttcttcttgcggataccggcactggttcccgctaagggctcagaaatggagccaacaattgcattgaatgcacctactggctcggtctggtccgcatcatcggcgtcgtcatccgtcccatcctcaaaagcttgatgggcgttcatttgtgcatgtgggcattcattattccaatgtggtccgccgcaatgacgacatcctgaggggggcttccttccccgatcattgttgttagatgcagcactagtactgccggaagagggagccttggatttgggtgcactccggtctcctccacttctgctagggccaccagtgtttggttggccccctttgtatcctcctcggacaggctgttaaggcctatccttccgggcttccacttggtaatccccaaggcactctgctgcttggattgccttaggtaacgtgtctaccctttgtctctacAACTCCATctgggcataaggtttcaacccttccaagaaggtgaagagtttgtctttgtcccccatgtcacggatgttaagcatgagcgcggagaattcccgcacgtaatctcgcactgatttggtctggcggagctcccgcaactttctcctggcattgtactcaacattttcggggaagaactgtaggcgtatggctgccttcagttccgcccatgtctcgagggcatcttcaccagccttgatggcttcgtacttcacccgccaccagagtttggcatcaccctgaagatacatggcagcagttgctaccttcttagcttcttctaggcctcccacggcatcgaagtattgctcgatgtcgaaaatgaaattttccacttctttggcattccgagctccactgtatggctttggctcaggaattttcagcttttgtgccataggggcgaggttcacaccacccctaaattggtttccgcctcctcaaagtaggccttgtaaagcagcattgacaacattgagctggcctgtcaagttgtctatagtttgttgcatggcagtcaccatgtctgcctcttgttccctgttggctaaatcctcggcacgctcctgctggaggacctcaaatttaccaaaaatttcagctgcctctgcGGCTGCTGTTtgtcggtctccttcagagtcgcaaCTGATGTTTtttatgtcaacttcggcctggatgagtctgcggtccaggtcgtccaacctttgcactaggctggtctttagatCGGGCAACATTTCCATGATGGGCCGTAATgagtcaaccgttccctcaagggtcgcgatgcgatccctataattcaccatggtcagaaatggtggtaattgcaatgtaatccctcatccgatgtcgagcctaggctctgataccaactgttacgcggcgccttcctgaagttccttggaagggcgacgtaaggctaagcaaccgatgtcagtacggttgttgtccgccaactgaggtcccctccgtacgctagactagattgtcagtgtcgtacgggaaaaccaatgtcatgagcaattgaaagagagcagaaaagagaattgagaatgaaagaaagcttgattgcattgaatgaaagctattacagaaaacaagacggtgtcgggggagacaccagtacagagaattgtttgcttgcttgaaagttttgattgcttggtcccccttaataatgcttaaaaaaataaaccaaagttacatgactagatctatgaaagctggaaaataacacttaaagaaaatgcagcaaaactactctatatttacaatgaaaaggacttagtcttctacaaagcagcaacaagtccattggcagcaactttgtctttagcatcagggtttgcgcgcgcggcattgtctacgcgcgcggcgctgttggcatctgcctgtggctgggcattggcaatggctatcggtggggcgacagaggcacatgcgcgcttgtcacttggagctgcagagaccacggggccgaccgtggcgacgggcattggaaggctggccaggacgccacggggcgcgtccaaggggtcatggggcatggttggaaagtcGCCCATGACAGTTAACATGCAAGCAGAATAAGCAGCAACACCATTAAGCTCAGGCAAAGAAAGATTACTACCAGCAAAGTTAGCAGACCCCTCAAAGTTGGGTTGAGGATTGGAATCAACAAGACTGGATTGTTGCAGTAAACTCAAGAGTTAGGAATACTGCTCCATGGTAAGACCAGGTATACCAGAAACTGGACCATTGGAACCAGATGTTGTAGAATAATTAGAATTTTTAGAAGACTCAACATTTGCGGCAGTCCCAGTCCTTTTGCCCTTGGTAAACTTGAAACCTTGTGGAAATCCAATCAATTTATAACACTTATCAATTGTATGACCACTTTTTTGCAGTACTTGCAGGATAAGTCTTTGTTCTGATTAGGAACCAGCCTCTGATTAGGTGAGTCAAAATTGACCTTTTGAGTGTACTGCCTTTGGGGCTGAAAATGAGGAGGAAACCTAGTAGGTGTAGTTGCATTTGCATTGAAAGATGCTAGGTCAGGTGTGAAATGAGTATTGGGAGTCACTTGTCTCTGCTTTTCATCTTGCAGAAGAATGTTATACACATTATCAAGTGAAGGAAGTGGATTCATCATGAGGATGTTGCTTCTGACAGTTATATAAGTTTCATTCAGGCCCATTAAGAATTGGTGaactttattttcttcatcttcCCTCAACAAACCCTCATTCGCAGCACAAGTGCATGTATTTGCATGATTTGAATCCATAACCCCTAATTCATCTCATAATTTCTTTAACTTGTTGAAATAAAAAGCTATATCAAGAGGTCCCTCACATGTGGAAGCCAATTCttttttaatttcaaatttttttgTTCCATTAATAGTTCCATACCCATTGTTCAATTGTTTCCAGATGTTTTCAACAGTGTCAGAATAATGGACACTCTCAGCAATCTCAGGTATGAGTGAGCTGGTTAACCAGGATATAACCATGTTGTTACACCTGTCCCACTGTTTAGACTCAGGGGAACCAGCAGCCGGCTTAGGAAAACTACCATCAATGAATGCAATTTTATTCCTAGCCGGCAAGGACACAATAATGCTCCTTCTCCACCCACCAAAATCACAACCAGAAAAAAGAACAGCAACTAAGGACATCCCAGGTATATCAGACGAATGAAGGAATAATGGACTAGAAGCACGTGGTGTAAATTCAAAATCAGCAGTAGTACTACTAGACCCGTTAGCCATGACTAAAATTAGACGGAGAAACACCAGCAAAACTATACCACAAAATCAACAGAAATATACCACAGGATTTAACTTCAACCAACAGTGCTCAATAACCAGCAGAAACAATATAGAAAATAAAACGTGTTTACCAGCCTTCTTCGCAACCGGAGAAGAACAACCTTGAAAAACAAATGCATGACGTCACTGAAGATAACGATGTTTCGGACCAGGTAGAGTGTAGAGTCACAAACTCTAGTTTCGAACTTTATCTCGAAACCGGAGAAATTCGACAAAATACACCAACAATCGGAGTGAAAGCTCAACAAAGTAGGAGAAAATCACTATGAAACCAACAAGTCTTCGCCGGAAACTGAGAAATTGACGAAGTGAGTGAATCCAGACGAAAATCAAACCTGAACGGAATTGGACGAGGGTACCATCGATCGACTCGAGAGATGAAGATCTACAATATTcccggctctgataccatgtaaagTTTCGATTTGTACcagaaatcaaagaagaaataGTACATTAGGGCTTAAGAGAAGGAAGAGCAAAGAAGAACAGTGCTGTAATTTTATTCATCCTTTTTGTAAAAAATGAATCCCTTTACTGCTGAAGGTTCTAGAATTTGTATTTATATACAAGGGTAAAAACGTAAAGAACTAATGCTAATTATGTGGGCCGACTCGACAGAGTGTGGGCTGCTAAGTAATGTGGGATGCTAAGCCCAATACAAATAAATACATATCAAGCTTCTGCATAGACTATGTAAGTCCAACATTTCGTGCCTTTTTTTTTCGTTTCTGCCATTGGACTAACATTTTTTGCAAGCAGTATTGACTAGCTGGAGGTCTCGAACTTGTGCATCTAATTGCTTGAAAATACTCTCTTTATCTTATTTAGTTGGTCTCAATACGTTAAAATGAATTATAAAAAAAAAGGTAAACTGCTCTCTCCGCATTATTTTGGGTAAAATCGAGTGTGGAATGGAGAATCTCTTGGCAGAGAACACTTTTTGAAATATTCAGATTAATCGAGCCAATGAATATCATAtaaattatgtaaaaaaaaaaaaactgaatatTGTTAATTATGACTAGGCTAGAGGAACAAAGTTAAACTTTAAACTAGCTGAAAATTTCTAAAGAATTGTATATATAGTTTTTCAGTTCATCTGAGTAGAATAAGAGATTAATGTCTGTGTCATCAAATTTTGAAGTCTTATTTTTAGTGTGAGCTTTTCTTATTGAGAAGAAGCAGACTGCATATATTGCAAATGAAGAGTTTGTCAAGAAATGACAAAAACAATTATTAATGTAAGCTAGATATAAAAAAGACATGAATTTTACTAAGCAGGTGTGCTGTCTTCACTTAATTATTATCCTACAATAAATCAACATGATTATTAAAATTGAGTTTTGGATTATATAATAACAGCAAAAATGTTACAGCTAGCCTATGACATTTGGATTtgagtttggtttgattttggacTACCAAGTTCTAGAAAACCTTTTGGCAAAATATTTTGAGGAAAAGTTTTGTGCTTAGATTACAAAGAACAAACTTTGTAGCAGGGAAAGATTGAGGACATCTCTTGCTTTGATACAATAGTAAACCATAAATGAATATAACCACCGGCTAAATAACATACTCCTTTACAAGCTCTATTTGCTGGTACACATTGAAGGTTGTGTCAGAATTGGAGTAGTTATTCCAAAAAATGTTTAGCCTTTCGAGATGAGGGGGTTGGAAGAGGGTGCTACTGGAATCAATCGTCCCTACAAGCAGGCTGCAATTGAGGTCTAGTTCAATCACTTGGCCTGACATCTTATCACATTTCACTCGATCCTATAGGCAGTAAGCTGCGCTCATATTCCATGAAATTATTTTAGATAAGATTCTAACTGCGCTCATATTCCATGAAATTATTTTAGATAAGATTCTAACTATCGTAATGACAAATACTAGATGAGGGACCTTCAGTAAGCGTTTTGTTGAATTTTAGTAGGTAATGCTTTGATCTTTGGGGCACAGTTGAAGTACGGACGAAGAAATCTTATCAAAAAAGAGCATGGCCATCTAGTATTTGTGGTTACTATAGTAAGAAATCTTATCCAAAAACAATACCATGGAATAAGAGCGGAGATTGCTGCCTATGGGAAGGAGTGAACTGTGATGAGATGTCGGGCCACATGATTGAACTTGACCTTAGTTGCAGCCTGCTTACCCGGGACGATTGATTCCAATAGCAGCCTCTTCCAACTCTCTAATCTCTAAAGGCTAAACTTTTCTTGGAATAACTTCTCCTATTCTCACATCTCAGCAGATAGATGACTTTAACTGATCTACTAAGAAATATGGCAATTGCTGATACACATGTTAGAGCTGGTGGTGGATTCTTCCAATCAAGTGCTGGTCATGAGTCACTAGTCAGTCACCAAATAATCCCTATGGGTCTGCACTCTGTTAACTAAACATTGTAGGCGAGAGTCCAAGGAATCTGTGTGCTATACAGATGCCTTTGCCGCCTTCGCCTGGTGTCAAGAATTTCCTGATAACGACATGACCACAAGAGCCAAAACTTAGAGAAAGTACAAATAAAGAGGAAAACAATGTACAAAAAGATAATGGATATAGAAAATTAAGTTATAGAAATGTTAGGTTAACAAGAATTTAATAGAGCAGATATTTAAAATGCTAATAAGATTCCAAAAGAACACTATACAGTTCAAGCGAGTGCATGTTTTGATGTCATTTTATATCCATATAAGATCGTATATCGAAAAGATCAATATTGGCATGATAAAATAAACATCAGAAGTTTTAAAGATCTCATGGCATGACTAGGTCCTTATGATGACCGTTTTTAGTTGTAGCACTACCAGCCAGCTGAAAACAGCGGCCAATTTTTGCATGGGATAGCATTTCGACACTAGAAAATAGACATATTTGGCTAATACGGTATACCATTTCATTACTGAAAAGTAAAATGACTTTTAATGATATATCTACAATGGTTGTTTGTAAGGGAGGTCAAATGGAACTTTTAGCTAAGCAAGCTAATTAATAAAGCACTTCATAACATTTAAAAGTATTGCTGGAACCTAGATTCGCTCAGCTATAGATCTACCAAAGTAGCTAATGAGTAAAGTGAAGAACTTAAGGTTAGAGAGCACACCGTTAAATCAAAGTTTTGAAGTCCTCCCCTATGATCATGTATAGGAACTGATCCTTCTCCACTCTGGTATTTGTTTCTATATTCTGTCTGAGCTATACCACCGTCATCTTTTGATTTTGACCTTTGACTTTTTCTGTACCAAAGACCATAAATTTTAATCTTGAGCCAGGTCTTCCCAAAACCTCATAGTTTAAATTTCTTCTGGTGTATCAACCTCAAATACAATCTAAGTGATCTGCTTCTGGATGTTGTAACATTTAACAGTTCCAACCAGAGCAAGTGATTCAAAAATGGCCTGCAGAAGTTGCTCGGGGAAATCTTCGACATGAGCAAGTCCATGATGGTTTTGCACTGAATTCAAAACCCTGCCAACTATCTGAAGAGGAGAATAAGAAGACGAAATTATGATACTGCCAAGTATTTACCCCATGCAGTTGATTCGATAGACTACAATAATTTCCATGATTGGCAAAAAGGACCAACCTTTCGTGCATAGCCACCAAAGGCCACACCAGCTATCAAAGCATTCGGTGAATGTAAGGAACTCGAGGGAATTTTCTCATAATCTGAAGCCTCTGAAGAAATGTGCAAATTGATATTAAAAGTTCAGTTTTATGAGGAACATGAACTTAATAAAGTGAGGACTGTGGAGTTAATACCATGTATGGTTGTTTTTTGGAATAATCTCTCCTTTTTCAAACCCTCTATGGTGTGAGCATTTGTACCACCCGCCAGTTGAAGAAAACCTATGGCGTACGAAGAATCTTCAAGTTGCACCAGCGAGTATTTTATAGAAACAATGAGTTGTTGCAAGCAGTAGCAAACGAATTAGTTTTATGTGGATACCTTTAGGCTTGTTTCCAGCAGAGGCCAATTTTCGTGCAAAAGCAATTACATCTCTCGTGGCACCTCGCCCAATATCTCCACTCATAGGTCGACCATCCAACTTCAATTCATGATAATAAATGGAAATTGTGAGAAATATCTTTGGAGAGTCCTAGCTTCTAAATAAGTATTGCAATAGGACGCATGATTTGCACCTGCCATAAGTTGAAGCATTGTATGTTGGTTTCCATTATGGAGTACATAGCTTCCATTGCCGATATGGTTGAATCTCTCAAGTCTGGAAAGCTAACCTACAGGAAACCAAGATAAAAACAAATTATGTAACTTACTCTTTTGAAATGGAATAATTTTTTTAACTTACTAGATGATAGTATTTAATGTAGCCATCAGAGATCAGAAAATGAATAACAGCTTCACATACTGCGACGAGCTTCAGATTTGCAGTTGAGTTCCCCAACCCAGTCCAGAGTTCTCTAAATACTGCAGGCACCCTATTCCAAAAATGAGGATGCAGATAAAATACATTTGCTAGCTACAAATGATGTCACTTTGATAATGTGACCCCGACTCTTGAAAACCATGGAAGTAGAACTTTTATCCTTAAAAACTTACGAAATAGAACCATGTCTACATTTtatttgtgatttttgttgttaAAGAATTTAGAAAAACCAAAGTCAGAGTGTATTAGTCTgcctacacactaccctccccagaccccacggtgtgggataatactgggtatgttgttgttgttgttgttgttgtaaaatcAGAGTGTATTACAATTTACAACAATATATCTTGAGTAGGTACCTGTTCTACGGGTTAAGTTTGTGTTTCAATAGAATAAGTAGTGAAATTCACACTTAAATGATTTCGGGGAATATATTAACCAAAACATTTTGTATGCTAACCTTGCACTGGTATGAATTTCTATGGCATCAACATCATCCCTTTCAAGAAGTTCAGCTGTAGCAGTAACATCTCTCACGTATGTAATAGCTCCTAAATCAACAAAAGATTTTTTCATGAATTAAATGTGCACACAAAAACAACAATGCTAACATTAAAGGGAACAGAGCTAATGGTATAAAAAGATGAGCAGCGGCACGCAAAAACCGTGGTGACAGAGAAAGAAAtagatttctttttctttttctttttttttttggggggggggggggggaatggaGAGAATGATCAGATTAATGGAGCTCACTTATTTTGTCATAAGGACAAACCGGAAGGCAACGACCACAGCCGTAACAGCGCTCAGCCAAAACTCCGCCCTGCTATAGTTACAGATGCAACCATTAGAAATGAACATGAATAAACTTTAAAATGAATATAACAGGGGGCAGCCACAAGGTTAAGTGTATGATAGATaaaatcaagggaattggaaacAGAAAGAACCTTTTGCAATATTGCATTAGCAGGACAGACTTTCTCACAAGGTCTTGTGCAATCCTGAGGGCAATCATCCGGATCAAATTCTGCCACAATATCACACAAAACAGGAGTATCAAATTCAATCGTCTTATTTCGCGATATTTCCAGTGATCCATGAGTAATCCTTCATGGTAAAAATACAACCTCAGGTCTTTGAGCTAATTTTCTCAGTACCATTCATTTTTTTACAAAAAGGGTTGCTGTCTTCATATTTCATGAGATTGACAAATAATAGACTCTATCGAAAATGACCATGCATTATAAGCTACTGTGTTTGATAAACTAGATTAGTTTGAGCTAAATTCTCTTCAGGTGATTCTCCGTTCAATTTTTGGAAAAAGTAAGATTTGATGATACTTTAAAGCTCACTAAAAGACTTGATATTAGGAAGGCTGAATACGGATGACAAGTTCTTCAAAACAAGAATATCCAAAGTAAAAATATACTCAATGAAGTTAGCATTTCACAATTTCTAATGCTTCAGAAGATTATACACTCCAATCAGAAGccaattattttttaataaaccGAGAAGTCTTGAGGCTCAGTAGCGCATGGTTCAAAACTCGGTGGACAACGGCCTGCCTCTCtatccttctccacttaaataccataTTTTTGTTGACAGCAGGTTTTTGTCTATGGCAGGGTCCCAATCCGAAGCCTACTTATACTAAACAAAACCAAAAAACTTTTACCCCTACATCAGGTAACCAAGATTGTTGAGTATCAGAGAGGACAAATATGCTGATCGGAATCAGGGTGGGGAGAATTACCAGCTTTACGAAAATGAAGATCTTCATCGTCATTAACACTGATCATTACCCAAGGCCTGCGAATGGGCACAATCGCTCTGGCTGCTTCTATTCCTTCGCTTACAGCATTCACCACTGATGCCTCAGCAGCACAGTCGATGCAATCAACTACAATCAACACACAAACTCACCAATCCAATCCTATGCAAGAAGTACTAGTACCAAAACTATAAAGAGATAGTTAACAATTCATTTTTCACCTCCAGCAAGAGTATAAACCAGAGAAAGGTTCCTGATGTCGACCAAATCCTACAAAAACCAATAAAGATACAATTGCTTAAATAACTTAACATGTTTATGCATTTTGTATAATCTTCAAACTTAGTTTGTACTAGCTTCGTTACACTTTATATGACAGTATTCGACTGCAGATGGAGATTAAGATGCGAACTTTAactctatatatatgtatacagaTAATATTAGTGATTACTATAACAGAAAAAAGATCAGTGATAGtagaaaaaaatatgaaaatgctactacaactacaacaacaacaaaaccctCAAACCCAAACTAATGACCATTTATTAAAATAATGATTCAAATCAGTTTGATAGATAAACATATCATCAAAGTTCAAGATTTGAATATAATAATGAATTTGAACTCTGCCAAGTGGTGAAATTTATACAAAATTGAAATAGTATCAAACATTTTGAGGCAATCCTTAAACGATAGAATGTCATATAAACTGGGATTGAAGTAGTTGAATTTAATACATAGTCcctctgtcccaatttatgtggcatTGTTTGACTGAGCATAGTGTTTAAGAAAGGAAGACAACTTTTTTGAAACTTGTAGTCTAAAACAAGACTTAGAcattttctttttgaaaaattCCCAGGGAAACCCTCAGTCCTTGCCCTTTGGGTGCGCACGGGGT is drawn from Nicotiana tomentosiformis chromosome 12, ASM39032v3, whole genome shotgun sequence and contains these coding sequences:
- the LOC104090531 gene encoding uncharacterized protein isoform X3, which produces MMALSIPCYASLSTKLRAPLNSSSYNDLEKVKSIVKKTVIPCISNSPVESLQKGNWVKLICGASFEDLVDIRNLSLVYTLAGVDCIDCAAEASVVNAVSEGIEAARAIVPIRRPWVMISVNDDEDLHFRKAEFDPDDCPQDCTRPCEKVCPANAILQKQGGVLAERCYGCGRCLPVCPYDKIRAITYVRDVTATAELLERDDVDAIEIHTSARVPAVFRELWTGLGNSTANLKLVAVCEAVIHFLISDGYIKYYHLVSFPDLRDSTISAMEAMYSIMETNIQCFNLWQLDGRPMSGDIGRGATRDVIAFARKLASAGNKPKGFLQLAGGTNAHTIEGLKKERLFQKTTIHEASDYEKIPSSSLHSPNALIAGVAFGGYARKIVGRVLNSVQNHHGLAHVEDFPEQLLQAIFESLALVGTVKCYNIQKQIT
- the LOC104090531 gene encoding uncharacterized protein isoform X4; translation: MMALSIPCYASLSTKLRAPLNSSSYNDLEKVKSIVKKTVIPCISNSPVESLQKGNWVKLICGASFEDLVDIRNLSLVYTLAGVDCIDCAAEASVVNAVSEGIEAARAIVPIRRPWVMISVNDDEDLHFRKAEFDPDDCPQDCTRPCEKVCPANAILQKQGGVLAERCYGCGRCLPVCPYDKIRAITYVRDVTATAELLERDDVDAIEIHTSARVPAVFRELWTGLGNSTANLKLVAVSFPDLRDSTISAMEAMYSIMETNIQCFNLWQLDGRPMSGDIGRGATRDVIAFARKLASAGNKPKDSSYAIGFLQLAGGTNAHTIEGLKKERLFQKTTIHEASDYEKIPSSSLHSPNALIAGVAFGGYARKIVGRVLNSVQNHHGLAHVEDFPEQLLQAIFESLALVGTVKCYNIQKQIT
- the LOC104090531 gene encoding uncharacterized protein isoform X5, translated to MMALSIPCYASLSTKLRAPLNSSSYNDLEKVKSIVKKTVIPCISNSPVESLQKGNWVKLICGASFEDLVDIRNLSLVYTLAGVDCIDCAAEASVVNAVSEGIEAARAIVPIRRPWVMISVNDDEDLHFRKAEFDPDDCPQDCTRPCEKVCPANAILQKQGGVLAERCYGCGRCLPVCPYDKIRAITYVRDVTATAELLERDDVDAIEIHTSARVPAVFRELWTGLGNSTANLKLVAVSFPDLRDSTISAMEAMYSIMETNIQCFNLWQLDGRPMSGDIGRGATRDVIAFARKLASAGNKPKGFLQLAGGTNAHTIEGLKKERLFQKTTIHEASDYEKIPSSSLHSPNALIAGVAFGGYARKIVGRVLNSVQNHHGLAHVEDFPEQLLQAIFESLALVGTVKCYNIQKQIT
- the LOC138903424 gene encoding uncharacterized protein encodes the protein MANGSSSTTADFEFTPRASSPLFLHSSDIPGMSLVAVLFSGCDFGGWRRSIIVSLPARNKIAFIDGSFPKPAAGSPESKQWDRCNNMVISWLTSSLIPEIAESVHYSDTVENIWKQLNNGYGTINGTKKFEIKKELASTCEGPLDIAFYFNKLKKL
- the LOC104090531 gene encoding uncharacterized protein isoform X2, yielding MMALSIPCYASLSTKLRAPLNSSSYNDLEKVKSIVKKTVIPCISNSPVESLQKGNWVKLICGASFEDLVDIRNLSLVYTLAGVDCIDCAAEASVVNAVSEGIEAARAIVPIRRPWVMISVNDDEDLHFRKAEFDPDDCPQDCTRPCEKVCPANAILQKGGVLAERCYGCGRCLPVCPYDKIRAITYVRDVTATAELLERDDVDAIEIHTSARVPAVFRELWTGLGNSTANLKLVAVCEAVIHFLISDGYIKYYHLVSFPDLRDSTISAMEAMYSIMETNIQCFNLWQLDGRPMSGDIGRGATRDVIAFARKLASAGNKPKDSSYAIGFLQLAGGTNAHTIEGLKKERLFQKTTIHEASDYEKIPSSSLHSPNALIAGVAFGGYARKIVGRVLNSVQNHHGLAHVEDFPEQLLQAIFESLALVGTVKCYNIQKQIT
- the LOC104090531 gene encoding uncharacterized protein isoform X1, with the translated sequence MMALSIPCYASLSTKLRAPLNSSSYNDLEKVKSIVKKTVIPCISNSPVESLQKGNWVKLICGASFEDLVDIRNLSLVYTLAGVDCIDCAAEASVVNAVSEGIEAARAIVPIRRPWVMISVNDDEDLHFRKAEFDPDDCPQDCTRPCEKVCPANAILQKQGGVLAERCYGCGRCLPVCPYDKIRAITYVRDVTATAELLERDDVDAIEIHTSARVPAVFRELWTGLGNSTANLKLVAVCEAVIHFLISDGYIKYYHLVSFPDLRDSTISAMEAMYSIMETNIQCFNLWQLDGRPMSGDIGRGATRDVIAFARKLASAGNKPKDSSYAIGFLQLAGGTNAHTIEGLKKERLFQKTTIHEASDYEKIPSSSLHSPNALIAGVAFGGYARKIVGRVLNSVQNHHGLAHVEDFPEQLLQAIFESLALVGTVKCYNIQKQIT